One window of Candidatus Methanomethylicota archaeon genomic DNA carries:
- a CDS encoding AIR synthase related protein, with translation MSQIYGSMGVDALKKAVKIIESVVQSSFPHAFTNVLKLSDGRCVTLHVDGAGSKPIIAYLICKEFGDYSFFQHLAQDVLAMNLDDIVAVGVKPMLFVDYIALNPFRLDRESVLKYIASGFSKTLQTLVGLSESSKSFTPIFVGGETADMPDQLMTIDVAGAVYGEGDCKYIIDGMKINSGDVILGLSSSGKAKYEHIENSGIMCNGLTLARHVLLNEYYASKYPETFDPNNRLRYSGPYKLDSYVDELGMTVMEALSSPTRIYTPIIAEILSSYGGYVHGMVHITGGGFTKMLKVGYSVNYVINNLPEPPPIFKLIQRVCRSDWRDMYSVFNMGVGFVVIVEPSVIDSIASICEKYGVQVFNMGVVEKNFDGFNRVIVKSENVKFELTPN, from the coding sequence ATGTCTCAAATATATGGTTCTATGGGTGTTGATGCTTTAAAGAAGGCTGTTAAGATCATTGAAAGTGTGGTGCAGAGCTCCTTCCCCCATGCGTTTACCAATGTTTTAAAGTTGAGTGATGGGAGATGTGTAACTTTACATGTTGATGGTGCTGGAAGTAAACCTATAATTGCATATTTAATTTGCAAAGAGTTTGGTGACTACAGCTTCTTCCAGCATTTAGCTCAAGATGTTTTAGCAATGAATTTAGATGATATTGTTGCAGTTGGGGTTAAGCCTATGCTTTTTGTGGATTATATTGCATTGAACCCATTTAGGCTTGATAGGGAGAGTGTCCTCAAGTATATAGCCTCCGGTTTCTCCAAAACTTTACAAACACTTGTAGGGTTAAGTGAATCGTCGAAATCCTTTACGCCAATCTTCGTTGGTGGTGAAACTGCAGATATGCCAGATCAATTGATGACAATTGATGTTGCTGGAGCAGTTTATGGGGAAGGTGATTGCAAATATATTATTGATGGGATGAAGATCAATAGTGGGGATGTAATTCTAGGTTTGAGCAGTTCTGGGAAGGCTAAATATGAGCATATTGAGAATAGTGGGATCATGTGTAATGGTTTGACTCTAGCTAGACATGTACTCTTAAATGAGTATTATGCTTCAAAGTATCCCGAAACCTTCGATCCAAATAATCGTTTACGATACTCTGGACCTTACAAATTGGATTCCTATGTTGATGAACTTGGAATGACAGTAATGGAGGCTTTGTCTTCACCAACAAGGATATATACACCAATAATTGCCGAAATATTATCATCATATGGTGGTTATGTGCATGGCATGGTTCATATAACTGGTGGTGGATTTACAAAGATGTTAAAGGTTGGATATAGTGTTAACTACGTAATTAATAATCTACCAGAACCTCCACCAATATTTAAGTTGATTCAGAGGGTTTGTAGGTCTGATTGGAGGGATATGTATTCGGTTTTCAATATGGGTGTGGGTTTTGTGGTTATTGTTGAGCCAAGTGTTATTGATTCCATAGCCAGTATATGTGAGAAGTATGGGGTTCAAGTGTTTAATATGGGGGTTGTTGAGAAAAATTTTGATGGATTTAATAGGGTCATAGTTAAGTCTGAGAATGTAAAGTTTGAGTTAACCCCCAATTAA
- the purQ gene encoding phosphoribosylformylglycinamidine synthase I has translation MKPKILIIRVAGTNCDSETARALEEAGASAQIIHTRRLIDGIVDLSSFHGLVIPGGFSYGDYVRAGAIWASKLYSKLMDKIVSFASSGKPILGICNGFQVLVEMGLLPGLDEFGLRSVSLAPNDSSKFECRWVYLKPNSDNRVFMKYYTPDKVIRMPVAHSEGKFIASNDVLKTLMERRLILFQYAMPNGSLANGVYPFNPNGSYMDIAGICNVNGNVMGLMPHPERATYLWQYPDFASKIYGDVESVHGDGYWIFKSMCDYIIEEII, from the coding sequence ATGAAACCCAAGATATTAATTATACGTGTTGCTGGAACGAACTGTGATTCTGAGACTGCTAGAGCATTGGAAGAGGCTGGAGCTTCTGCACAGATAATTCATACTAGGAGACTGATTGATGGGATCGTGGATTTATCTTCATTCCATGGATTAGTTATCCCTGGAGGGTTTTCCTACGGTGATTATGTTAGGGCTGGTGCTATATGGGCTTCAAAGCTTTACTCAAAGCTCATGGACAAAATTGTTTCCTTCGCAAGTTCAGGTAAACCCATACTTGGAATATGCAATGGATTTCAAGTTTTAGTTGAAATGGGTCTCCTTCCAGGTTTAGATGAGTTTGGTTTACGTAGCGTATCTCTAGCGCCAAATGATTCAAGTAAATTTGAGTGTAGATGGGTTTACCTCAAACCAAATAGTGATAATAGAGTTTTCATGAAGTATTATACTCCCGATAAGGTTATTAGGATGCCAGTTGCCCATAGTGAAGGTAAATTTATTGCTTCAAATGATGTTTTGAAGACTTTAATGGAGAGAAGGTTGATATTGTTTCAGTATGCAATGCCAAATGGTTCTCTAGCCAATGGAGTTTACCCATTCAATCCAAATGGTTCTTACATGGATATTGCTGGCATATGTAATGTTAATGGTAATGTTATGGGTTTAATGCCTCACCCTGAACGTGCAACATACTTATGGCAGTATCCAGATTTTGCTTCAAAAATTTATGGTGATGTTGAATCTGTTCATGGTGATGGCTACTGGATATTTAAATCCATGTGTGACTACATCATTGAAGAAATTATTTAG
- a CDS encoding MFS transporter, with product MGGDRRRNPLTAIGSMGEVLRGNLLVMIVSSGIWTFGGSLAAPFDTLYYLGLGASYADIGYLTALWSFARIFSIIIGGYLADRIGRRFLVAHLSFAVAIEDLYIALIPDWRYAIPQRIYDGFIGGLREPAFSALIADSTPVNKRALAYAAWQILPPMFGLISPIIAGGLIDLYGLVYMMRIFHFITFLCGTTAFLIRIKYLKETLTTASGGMRSRVSVSEILRNVVPPLDHMSKPLKVWLIISFTGTMFGAAAGPYWVDYAVNVIGLSKSSWGVLDSIRRFENMVVSPTFAAMSDVSERFGRLKFIIPSAFISPITNIGFAYSKSWVEVYFWLILSTFLSAASAPASSALFADYMPREYRGRIMASFSLINNIATMFGGLIGGYIYGNVSKRLVFIIPSIVGWINAILILHYFEEPRIKYE from the coding sequence ATGGGCGGTGATAGGAGGAGGAATCCCCTCACAGCCATTGGATCTATGGGTGAAGTTTTACGTGGAAATCTTCTTGTAATGATTGTTAGTAGTGGGATATGGACTTTTGGAGGTTCTCTTGCAGCCCCCTTCGACACATTGTATTATCTTGGCCTTGGAGCATCATATGCAGATATAGGGTATTTAACTGCCCTATGGAGTTTTGCAAGAATATTCTCCATCATTATTGGGGGTTATCTTGCTGATAGGATTGGTAGGAGGTTTCTTGTTGCCCATTTAAGTTTTGCAGTTGCAATTGAAGATCTATATATTGCTTTAATTCCGGATTGGAGGTATGCTATACCACAAAGGATATATGATGGTTTTATTGGAGGGCTTAGGGAGCCTGCCTTCAGTGCTTTGATAGCTGATTCCACTCCTGTAAATAAGAGGGCTTTGGCTTATGCTGCATGGCAAATCCTACCACCAATGTTTGGTTTAATATCACCAATAATTGCTGGGGGGTTGATTGACTTATATGGTTTAGTTTATATGATGCGTATATTCCACTTCATAACATTCCTCTGTGGAACAACGGCATTCCTTATTAGAATTAAGTATTTGAAGGAAACTTTAACAACGGCTTCTGGGGGTATGCGTAGCCGTGTGTCTGTGTCGGAAATTTTACGTAATGTTGTTCCTCCACTTGATCATATGAGTAAGCCCCTTAAGGTTTGGCTTATAATAAGTTTTACTGGTACGATGTTTGGGGCTGCTGCAGGCCCCTATTGGGTTGATTATGCAGTTAACGTTATTGGTTTGAGTAAATCCAGTTGGGGGGTCCTTGATAGTATTAGGCGATTTGAGAATATGGTTGTAAGCCCAACATTTGCTGCTATGTCTGATGTTTCAGAACGTTTTGGTAGATTGAAATTCATAATTCCATCAGCTTTCATATCTCCAATAACAAATATAGGATTTGCATATAGTAAGAGCTGGGTTGAAGTGTATTTCTGGCTTATTCTTTCGACGTTTCTATCCGCAGCTTCTGCACCAGCTTCTTCAGCATTGTTTGCCGATTATATGCCCCGTGAATATCGTGGGAGGATAATGGCTTCCTTCAGTCTAATTAACAATATAGCAACGATGTTTGGAGGGTTAATTGGTGGTTACATTTATGGTAATGTATCTAAAAGATTGGTTTTCATAATTCCATCCATTGTTGGATGGATTAATGCAATATTAATCTTACACTACTTTGAAGAGCCGCGCATAAAGTATGAATGA
- a CDS encoding saccharopine dehydrogenase NADP-binding domain-containing protein encodes MVGMGEVALIGFGNIGQAVAIDLINSGIHPKVIDISDERLKYASSKFGLETLKLDVSKISSLNKLHGFNVIITALPGSIAYSVLSNLLKLGVNIVDVSFFPESPWPLDSIAREKGSLIIVDAGWVPGLSNIFLGYFHSKFGGLKIGRIYDGGLSLNPNVPLGLALTWSVEDLIDEYIRPARAIINGSEVSLDPLSNTGEINIPGLGIFEYFVCDGIRTMLKTFSGVQELVEYVLRYKGHLEIMSSLKKIGMLSRELFRVDGFEIPMNVLTAKILRRVLLSDIEDRVVMYIEAYSNTGVCKKFFMDVKYDHSLKMTAMAKVTGFTQSTIAKMVLDGIITEKGLMPPEAIGMNLDYFKVFRGIIEGKGIKVFESQ; translated from the coding sequence GTGGTTGGAATGGGTGAAGTGGCTTTAATTGGTTTTGGAAATATTGGTCAAGCGGTAGCTATAGATCTAATTAATTCTGGTATTCACCCAAAAGTTATTGATATATCTGATGAAAGGTTGAAATATGCTTCCAGTAAGTTTGGTTTGGAAACCTTAAAGTTGGATGTCTCAAAAATTTCCTCGCTTAATAAGTTGCATGGTTTCAATGTAATTATAACTGCATTGCCAGGTTCCATTGCATATAGTGTTTTGAGTAATTTATTGAAGTTGGGTGTTAATATTGTGGATGTATCATTTTTCCCCGAATCTCCATGGCCCCTTGACTCTATTGCAAGGGAGAAGGGTTCCCTAATAATTGTGGATGCTGGATGGGTGCCCGGTTTAAGCAATATATTCTTAGGCTACTTCCATTCCAAGTTTGGAGGGTTAAAGATTGGTAGAATATATGATGGGGGTCTTTCGCTGAATCCAAATGTTCCATTGGGCTTGGCGTTAACATGGTCTGTTGAAGATTTAATTGATGAGTATATTAGGCCTGCTAGAGCCATAATTAATGGTTCTGAAGTCTCTTTAGATCCATTATCGAATACTGGTGAAATAAATATTCCAGGTCTTGGCATTTTTGAATATTTTGTTTGTGATGGTATTCGAACTATGCTTAAAACTTTCAGCGGAGTTCAAGAGCTTGTAGAGTATGTTTTGAGATATAAGGGGCATTTGGAGATAATGAGTTCACTTAAGAAGATTGGAATGTTAAGTCGTGAACTCTTTAGGGTTGATGGATTTGAAATTCCAATGAACGTTTTAACCGCCAAAATTTTGCGTAGAGTTTTGCTTAGTGATATTGAAGATCGTGTGGTGATGTATATTGAAGCTTACTCCAATACTGGTGTTTGCAAGAAATTCTTCATGGATGTTAAATATGATCATTCATTGAAAATGACTGCCATGGCTAAAGTTACTGGTTTCACGCAATCCACTATAGCAAAAATGGTTTTGGATGGAATTATTACCGAGAAGGGTTTAATGCCTCCCGAAGCTATTGGTATGAATTTAGATTACTTCAAAGTGTTTAGAGGGATTATTGAGGGTAAGGGTATAAAAGTTTTTGAATCGCAATGA
- a CDS encoding Lrp/AsnC ligand binding domain-containing protein, producing the protein MPVKAFVLINTQIGSEEEVLKDLKSLEEVEEAHIVYGVYDIVAKVTAEDINKLRDIVTMKIRKMKKIMSTTTMIVIEERRK; encoded by the coding sequence ATGCCTGTAAAAGCATTCGTATTAATAAATACTCAGATAGGGTCTGAGGAAGAGGTACTTAAAGACTTGAAAAGTTTGGAAGAGGTGGAGGAGGCACATATAGTTTATGGAGTTTATGATATAGTGGCGAAGGTGACTGCTGAAGATATAAATAAACTTAGAGATATAGTGACGATGAAGATTAGGAAGATGAAGAAGATAATGTCAACGACAACCATGATTGTCATAGAAGAAAGGAGGAAGTAG
- a CDS encoding dipeptidase gives MKRKQYNGYKSFQYLESNKDYKAFKLAKEIDRVPSRNIELSKSEEERVEEILEKYIVISLHDHSTVFPENPQEILPYVREGRMFTGYEGLAISGIDVIFDGLFDGIGLAPSRDPWSWDNVVYQIGMFTSDIDHQNLAFIVRRIEDVEKAHREGKIGVVIHMEGTPRIGEEIDRVDVLYGLGVRCMGITYSKGNEFGSGLADKYDKGLTDLGYKLVERMNKIGMAIDIAHSSDKTSMDVIEASKKPVFITHAGARKLWPTRRMKPDEVIQALAEKGGVIGVEASPHTTLTLEDRRHSIETVMKHFQYIEKLVGIDYVAFGPDTLFGDHVALHKVFTRELSLTETRTKELEYQEVEYVDGLENPSQFKNIVRWLVKNGYSDEEIGKVIGGNVLRVLREVW, from the coding sequence ATGAAGAGGAAGCAATATAATGGTTATAAATCATTCCAGTATCTTGAATCAAACAAGGATTATAAAGCCTTCAAACTGGCAAAGGAGATAGATAGAGTTCCATCTAGGAATATAGAATTAAGTAAAAGCGAGGAGGAAAGGGTTGAGGAGATCTTGGAGAAATATATTGTCATATCACTACACGACCACTCCACAGTATTCCCAGAAAACCCACAAGAAATATTACCATACGTGAGGGAGGGGAGAATGTTCACAGGATACGAGGGACTTGCAATTTCGGGTATAGACGTAATTTTCGATGGACTATTCGATGGTATAGGGTTAGCGCCATCAAGAGACCCTTGGAGCTGGGATAACGTAGTTTACCAAATTGGGATGTTCACTTCAGACATAGACCACCAAAACCTGGCATTCATAGTTAGGAGAATTGAAGATGTAGAGAAAGCCCATAGGGAAGGGAAGATAGGGGTAGTTATCCATATGGAAGGCACTCCTAGGATTGGTGAAGAAATAGATAGAGTTGATGTGCTGTATGGATTGGGGGTTAGATGCATGGGGATAACATATAGTAAGGGGAATGAGTTTGGAAGCGGCCTTGCAGATAAATACGATAAAGGACTTACAGACTTAGGCTACAAACTTGTTGAGAGGATGAATAAAATTGGAATGGCAATAGATATAGCTCATTCAAGTGATAAAACATCCATGGATGTAATTGAAGCAAGTAAGAAACCAGTTTTCATAACACATGCAGGTGCAAGGAAGCTGTGGCCAACGAGAAGGATGAAACCCGATGAAGTTATACAGGCATTAGCTGAGAAGGGGGGAGTAATTGGAGTGGAAGCTTCACCACACACAACACTGACACTTGAGGATAGGAGGCATAGCATAGAAACCGTGATGAAACACTTCCAATACATAGAAAAGCTGGTGGGAATAGATTACGTTGCCTTCGGGCCGGACACATTATTCGGAGACCACGTTGCACTACACAAAGTATTTACGAGAGAACTATCATTAACTGAAACAAGAACTAAGGAACTGGAATACCAGGAAGTTGAATATGTAGATGGCTTAGAAAACCCATCACAATTCAAAAATATAGTTAGATGGCTTGTGAAAAATGGGTATAGTGATGAAGAAATAGGTAAAGTTATTGGAGGAAACGTCCTAAGAGTTCTTAGGGAGGTATGGTAA
- a CDS encoding mechanosensitive ion channel family protein — protein MSIDVRKGFRHALRKFIATIILYLLTSALTQYIVSYVLVAFLNIDISGYKIYIDISLGLCFGYLIIQYFSELIYWSIRSKYDHATAAAMRSLFRLLGVGAMLTTLAGALSNPTAGVALGGFIGMLIGYASQQSLGQVIAGILLLLSRPFKIGDRIEVGGVAGRVEDITALYVVLSTDDNKLVYVPCNSILGSRLTKYRLEK, from the coding sequence ATGTCCATTGACGTTCGTAAAGGCTTTAGACATGCATTACGCAAGTTCATTGCCACAATCATACTATACCTATTAACTTCAGCATTAACACAGTACATTGTAAGCTACGTTTTAGTAGCATTTCTCAATATTGATATATCTGGATATAAAATTTACATTGACATTTCCTTGGGACTATGCTTCGGATATTTAATCATACAATACTTCTCTGAATTAATTTACTGGTCTATTAGGTCTAAGTACGATCATGCAACGGCAGCTGCTATGAGAAGCCTATTTAGACTATTGGGTGTGGGGGCTATGTTAACAACCCTTGCCGGGGCTTTATCAAATCCCACAGCTGGCGTTGCCCTAGGTGGATTTATCGGCATGTTGATCGGTTATGCTTCACAACAGAGTTTGGGGCAGGTTATTGCTGGAATACTATTATTATTGTCAAGGCCATTTAAGATAGGTGATAGGATTGAAGTTGGTGGAGTTGCTGGTAGAGTTGAGGATATTACAGCACTATATGTTGTGCTGTCAACTGATGATAACAAGCTTGTATATGTTCCATGTAACTCCATTTTGGGTTCAAGATTAACAAAATATAGGTTGGAGAAGTAG
- a CDS encoding nucleotide pyrophosphohydrolase, translating to MSELKISDIQRMVDDWIKKFGGGYWSPLSMLAALVEEIGELAKALNSLEGGKGCGNMKALVEEIGDVLFALTCISNYYGIDMGDALKKCVEKYTVRDADRWIRK from the coding sequence ATGAGTGAATTAAAGATTTCAGATATTCAACGCATGGTTGATGATTGGATTAAAAAGTTCGGTGGAGGGTATTGGAGTCCCTTATCTATGCTTGCTGCACTGGTTGAAGAGATTGGCGAGTTGGCTAAAGCTTTAAACTCACTTGAAGGTGGTAAAGGCTGCGGTAATATGAAGGCTTTAGTGGAGGAGATTGGAGATGTCTTATTTGCATTAACATGCATATCCAACTATTATGGCATCGATATGGGTGATGCATTAAAGAAGTGCGTGGAAAAGTATACTGTTAGGGATGCTGATAGATGGATTAGGAAATGA
- the purB gene encoding adenylosuccinate lyase yields the protein MSTEICPLEWRYGSKEMRKLFTREEIMRRRLEVEVAIAYGLAKAGIVEEWVPEKIKEAVCKVEVSRVDELEAKLGHDIMALATALAEKSGEAGKYVHLGATSYDIVDTAWSLIMRDALKILEEKTVKVINKLIEYSIKYKNTIMAGRTHGQHAVPITLGFKFANYVYEFTRSLERMHEMEKRLIRSKISGAVGNMASWKDKGLIVEGEASRILELKPHEISTQIAPRDGFAELVANIAILGSQLDRLALEIRELMRPEIGELAEGVKGRVGSSTMPQKANPVTSEKICGLAKVLRSMVIIALENIPLWHERDLTNSSSERFLISHTILTLDEMLDSMMEVLENLVVNVDNMRRNLEITRGAMMSENVLMKLVEKGMARTEAHEILREITRRVALEKIEFKDALLQDNRIMKLLKKEEVEELLKPENYLGETEKLIERAIKYAKETISKITHTK from the coding sequence TTGTCCACAGAAATATGTCCACTGGAATGGAGATATGGAAGTAAGGAAATGAGGAAGCTATTTACAAGAGAAGAGATTATGAGAAGGAGATTGGAAGTTGAAGTTGCAATAGCATATGGATTGGCAAAAGCTGGAATAGTTGAAGAATGGGTTCCTGAAAAGATAAAGGAAGCTGTCTGCAAAGTTGAAGTAAGTAGAGTGGATGAATTGGAAGCAAAACTTGGACATGATATAATGGCATTAGCCACAGCATTAGCCGAGAAATCTGGTGAAGCAGGGAAATATGTGCATCTCGGTGCAACAAGCTACGACATAGTTGATACAGCATGGAGCCTAATAATGAGGGATGCATTGAAAATATTAGAGGAGAAAACAGTAAAAGTAATCAATAAACTAATCGAGTACAGCATAAAATATAAAAACACTATTATGGCTGGCAGAACACATGGTCAACATGCAGTTCCAATAACACTTGGATTCAAATTTGCAAACTACGTATACGAATTTACAAGAAGCCTAGAGAGAATGCATGAAATGGAGAAGAGGTTGATAAGAAGTAAGATTTCAGGAGCTGTTGGGAATATGGCATCATGGAAAGATAAGGGACTAATAGTTGAGGGGGAAGCATCAAGAATCCTTGAACTCAAACCACATGAAATCTCAACACAAATAGCACCCAGAGATGGATTTGCAGAACTTGTAGCAAACATAGCAATACTTGGAAGTCAATTGGATAGACTTGCATTGGAAATTAGAGAACTCATGAGACCAGAGATAGGGGAATTAGCTGAGGGAGTCAAGGGGAGGGTTGGAAGTAGCACAATGCCCCAGAAAGCCAATCCAGTAACATCGGAGAAAATATGTGGATTAGCAAAGGTTTTGAGATCCATGGTCATAATTGCATTGGAGAATATACCATTATGGCATGAGAGAGACTTAACAAATAGTAGTAGCGAGAGATTCCTAATATCACACACAATACTAACACTGGATGAAATGCTAGATTCCATGATGGAAGTATTGGAAAACCTAGTGGTAAACGTCGACAACATGAGGAGAAATCTTGAAATAACTAGGGGGGCTATGATGAGTGAAAACGTCCTAATGAAACTTGTGGAGAAGGGGATGGCGAGAACGGAAGCCCATGAAATTCTAAGGGAAATAACTAGGAGAGTTGCATTGGAAAAGATTGAATTCAAAGATGCATTACTACAAGACAATAGAATTATGAAGCTCTTAAAGAAGGAAGAAGTGGAGGAACTATTGAAACCAGAAAACTATCTTGGAGAAACAGAGAAGTTAATTGAAAGAGCCATAAAATATGCGAAGGAGACCATTTCGAAAATAACTCACACTAAATAA
- the purE gene encoding 5-(carboxyamino)imidazole ribonucleotide mutase — protein sequence MPKVSVIMGSESDKDIGDKVVQTLHEFNIEVDYRVMSAHRNPEELSEYIEKCDSEVFIAIAGLSAALPGFIASKTIKPVIGVPREVKLLGLDALLSIVQMPPGIPVACVGIDNARNAALLAVEILALKYEELKTKLLEYRRKIRGR from the coding sequence ATGCCAAAAGTAAGCGTCATCATGGGAAGCGAAAGTGATAAGGATATTGGAGATAAAGTTGTTCAAACACTACATGAATTCAACATAGAAGTTGATTATAGAGTGATGTCTGCACATAGAAATCCAGAAGAACTTTCAGAGTACATTGAAAAATGCGATTCAGAAGTATTCATAGCCATAGCGGGATTATCAGCAGCGCTACCAGGATTCATAGCATCAAAAACCATTAAACCAGTAATAGGGGTTCCAAGGGAAGTGAAGCTACTTGGATTAGATGCATTACTATCCATAGTTCAAATGCCCCCAGGAATTCCAGTGGCATGTGTTGGAATAGATAATGCTAGAAACGCTGCTCTATTAGCCGTGGAAATATTGGCATTGAAATATGAGGAATTGAAAACTAAACTATTGGAGTATAGGAGGAAGATTAGGGGGAGGTGA